From Flavobacterium lipolyticum, one genomic window encodes:
- a CDS encoding VOC family protein, translating to MFLRVARHTDNIEKIANFYINVLGFELLGSFEKHKHYDGVFLGMPQSDWHFEFTQSKVKANHTFDEDDVIVLYPKSIIDYNELIDRVERNNISILTATNPFWNENGKMFLDPDGYRIVISSLKAVIDEIN from the coding sequence ATGTTTTTAAGAGTTGCCCGACATACCGATAATATTGAAAAAATAGCTAATTTTTATATCAATGTCCTTGGTTTTGAACTTTTGGGCAGCTTTGAGAAACATAAACATTACGACGGTGTTTTTCTTGGGATGCCGCAGTCCGACTGGCATTTCGAATTTACACAATCAAAAGTAAAAGCAAATCATACGTTTGATGAAGATGATGTAATTGTGCTTTATCCAAAGTCAATTATAGATTACAATGAATTGATAGACAGGGTCGAACGCAACAATATCTCCATCTTAACTGCAACCAATCCTTTCTGGAATGAGAACGGAAAGATGTTTTTAGATCCTGACGGTTATCGCATTGTGATATCGTCTTTGAAAGCAGTGATCGATGAGATTAATTAA
- a CDS encoding DUF4265 domain-containing protein — MAETHKKILFKYYSTYLEEIVSETMWAEILDSEKGLFKLDNIPFFGPLIATDDIFRAEYDENEKCFIHKETIEHSGNSIVQVLILEKEFDKEIIREKLKAINCLSEALNETFLAVEIAKNTDYSIVKNLLSEYEANAVIEFAEPCLSDKHRTDLLKN; from the coding sequence ATGGCAGAAACGCATAAAAAAATCCTGTTCAAATACTACAGCACTTACCTGGAAGAAATAGTGTCGGAAACCATGTGGGCAGAAATTTTAGATTCTGAGAAAGGTCTTTTTAAATTGGATAATATTCCCTTTTTTGGTCCTTTAATTGCTACTGATGATATCTTCAGGGCAGAATATGATGAAAATGAAAAGTGTTTTATTCACAAAGAAACTATAGAACATTCAGGAAACTCAATCGTACAGGTTCTTATTCTTGAAAAAGAATTTGATAAAGAAATCATACGCGAAAAATTAAAAGCAATCAATTGTTTATCAGAAGCATTAAACGAAACCTTTCTTGCAGTCGAAATTGCGAAAAATACTGATTATTCGATTGTAAAAAACTTATTATCAGAATACGAAGCAAATGCTGTAATTGAATTTGCCGAACCTTGTTTATCAGACAAACACAGAACTGATTTATTAAAAAATTAA
- a CDS encoding substrate-binding domain-containing protein, giving the protein MKTVKIVGVPEHFNLPWQMCIENGEFEAENIDLQWEDIPEGTGKMCQMLRNDEADIAVILTEGILKDIAAGNPSKIVQIYVQSPLIWGIHVAAKSAFETVKDLKDKKAAISRLGSGSQLMAYVNAHEQGWKTDNLQFEIINTIDGAVEALTNGTADYFMWERFMTKPLVDQGIFRRVGDCPTPWPSFVIAVRDEFLKKNPKIVEQILEIINRTTQDFAQIPNIDKTLASLFNQKQEDIQEWLKLTKWSQKQLTEKAFIKIQNQLFDLGIIEKKSTFVETVKAL; this is encoded by the coding sequence ATGAAAACTGTAAAAATTGTAGGTGTTCCTGAGCACTTCAATTTACCATGGCAAATGTGCATTGAAAATGGTGAATTTGAAGCCGAAAATATTGATTTACAATGGGAAGACATTCCGGAAGGAACCGGCAAAATGTGTCAGATGCTGCGCAATGATGAAGCTGACATAGCCGTTATCCTGACTGAAGGTATTCTAAAAGATATTGCAGCAGGAAATCCAAGCAAAATTGTTCAGATCTACGTACAATCACCTTTGATTTGGGGGATTCATGTTGCTGCAAAATCAGCTTTTGAGACCGTGAAAGATCTTAAAGATAAAAAAGCAGCCATTTCACGATTGGGTTCAGGATCTCAATTAATGGCTTATGTGAATGCACATGAGCAAGGATGGAAAACCGATAATTTACAGTTTGAAATTATAAATACAATTGACGGCGCTGTTGAAGCTTTAACTAACGGAACTGCCGATTATTTTATGTGGGAGCGTTTTATGACCAAGCCACTGGTGGATCAAGGTATTTTCAGAAGAGTTGGTGACTGCCCTACTCCATGGCCATCGTTTGTAATTGCCGTCAGAGACGAGTTTTTGAAAAAGAACCCTAAAATAGTCGAGCAGATATTGGAGATAATCAATAGAACAACTCAGGATTTTGCTCAGATTCCAAATATTGACAAAACTCTGGCAAGTCTTTTCAATCAAAAACAAGAAGACATCCAGGAGTGGTTAAAATTAACCAAATGGTCTCAGAAGCAATTGACAGAGAAAGCTTTTATCAAAATTCAAAATCAATTATTTGATCTGGGAATTATTGAGAAAAAAAGTACTTTTGTTGAAACCGTGAAAGCGCTGTAA
- a CDS encoding transglutaminase: protein MIKFPKIDFPQLKSKLQVKSPWDRIIIMLLSLLITVPIFIILHQNLIDLQWAFNLDRVLIFVLVFTAIFFLLMLLRTIIILCIAVYLLVLFYGTVIGNYGFSEISEDYNSMIYTMSDNPFPQDIIVAKLLPFPNKSKIINAIEYQNPKVRNFAIMATSKHFKGLKGYSDYRTIIQCFAVFKEINSRWNYVNDPKEGDYIATASESLEYFSGDCDDHSILMAAAVRSIGGTPRLIHTKGHIYPEILIGSTIDLEKVNYLIKNVLFVKESYGKKIHYHIDERGQVWMNLDYTAKYPGGPFMYEEILGELTLN from the coding sequence ATGATAAAATTTCCTAAAATTGACTTTCCGCAATTAAAATCCAAATTACAGGTGAAATCACCCTGGGACAGGATTATTATTATGCTATTGAGTCTTTTAATTACGGTTCCAATTTTTATCATATTACATCAAAATCTGATCGATTTACAATGGGCATTCAATTTAGATCGTGTTTTGATTTTTGTACTGGTTTTTACTGCAATTTTCTTTCTTCTGATGTTGCTCAGAACCATCATTATACTCTGCATTGCGGTATATTTATTAGTATTGTTCTACGGAACGGTTATTGGAAATTACGGCTTCAGTGAAATCTCCGAAGACTACAATTCGATGATTTATACCATGTCTGACAATCCATTCCCACAGGATATTATTGTAGCAAAACTGCTTCCGTTTCCTAATAAATCCAAAATCATCAATGCGATAGAGTATCAGAATCCAAAGGTTCGAAACTTTGCCATTATGGCCACTTCTAAGCATTTTAAAGGCCTTAAAGGTTATTCAGATTACAGAACCATCATTCAGTGTTTTGCTGTGTTTAAAGAAATCAACAGCCGTTGGAATTATGTTAATGATCCTAAAGAAGGGGATTATATTGCAACTGCGAGTGAATCTTTAGAATACTTTTCAGGCGATTGCGACGATCATTCTATACTGATGGCCGCTGCGGTTCGATCGATTGGCGGAACTCCCCGATTGATTCATACGAAAGGACATATTTACCCTGAAATACTTATCGGTTCAACAATCGACTTGGAAAAAGTGAATTACCTGATCAAAAATGTGCTTTTTGTAAAAGAAAGTTATGGCAAAAAAATTCACTACCATATAGACGAACGTGGGCAGGTATGGATGAACCTGGACTATACGGCCAAATATCCGGGTGGGCCTTTTATGTACGAAGAAATTCTGGGAGAGCTCACCTTAAACTAG